The Theileria annulata chromosome 3, complete sequence, *** SEQUENCING IN PROGRESS *** genome has a segment encoding these proteins:
- a CDS encoding uncharacterized protein (note;~Tap-24g11.q1c.cand.212 - score = 63.08;~Signal peptide predicted for TA05000 by SignalP 2.0 HMM (Signal peptide probability 0.772, signal anchor probability 0.167) with cleavage site probability 0.526 between residues 22 and 23) encodes MRSKVLISGLVVFSFYIISVESRFQINKSPQNNDFISKDISELGLNVYLDEIDFIPHEVSVTGKTKEVCKKSLETNYENDVYGLCEYFDCDIRFISSRPYNDKVPPFTKLPNNIILPNSGNISDQQRKKCNLTKLAARCSSYLRFANCIYINYVDGRRASIRNIKFSPEIEGSLKIYPNSELIDTYFSVDGGTIGFLFREYMQNICSFVHNSCETLHPQFKNINKGYFWSQACVVFDFITPIEGYHSLFSTKLPYEQVESLVSREKEDFVNYQIYKPSNIVFSELNIPLLDPYNTVDQLQEYRDLLLNYRCQLISELNNRTKNLELYSHSGKYRIYAACFELEKYYKKCDLCKKIGVKNTIEQQNFY; translated from the exons ATGAGAAGCAAGGTTCTGATATCAGGCCTCGTCGTGTTTTcattttacataatttcTGTGGAATCCAGATtccaaataaataaatcacCGCAAAACAACGATTTCATATCAAAAGATATTTCAGAACTAGGActaaatgtgtatttgGACGAAATCGACTTCATACCGCATGAAGTCTCAGTAACAGGAAAAACCAAAGAAGTTTGCAAAAAATCACTTGAAACAAATTATGAAAACGATGTGTATGGGTTATGTGAGTATTTTGACTGCGATATAAGGTTTATTTCATCGAGACCGTACAACGACAAAGTGCCGCCCTTTACAAAACTaccaaataatataatctTACCAAATAGTGGGAATATAAGTGACCAACAGAGGAAAAAGTGTAATTTAACAAAGTTAGCGGCCCGTTGCAGTTCCTATTTGAGGTTTGCAAACTGTATATACATCAACTATGTTGATGGACGCAGAGCCTCCATTAGAAATATAAAGTTCTCACCCGAAATAGAAGGAAGCCTTAAAATATACCCAAATAGCGAGCTTATAGATACATATTTCTCAGTTGACGGTGGAACTATAGGCTTCCTATTCAGAGAATATATGCAAAATATATGCAGCTTTGTACATAATTCCTGTGAAACTCTGCACCCACAATTCAAGAACATCAACAAAGGCTACTTTTGGTCCCAGGCCTGTGTtgtatttgattttatcaCTCCAATTGAAGGATACCATAGCCTCTTTAGCACCAAGTTACCCTATGAGCAAGTTGAATCTCTTGTGTCCAGGGAAAAGGAAGACTTCGTAAATTACCAAATCTATAAACCAAGTAACATCGTTTTCTCCGAACTGAATATTCCACTGCTTGATCCATACAACACTGTTGACCAACTGCAAGAATACAGGGATCTTCTGCTCAATTATAGATGCCAATTGATCAGTGAGCTCAAC AATAGAACCAAGAACTTGGAACTGTACAGCCATTCTGGCAAATATCGTATATATGCAGCATGCTTTGAGCTGGAGAagtattataaaaaatgcGATTTATGCAAGAAGATTGGGGTTAAAAACACAATAGAAcaacaaaatttttattga
- a CDS encoding RNA-binding protein, putative (note;~Tap-24g11.q1c.C.cand.24 - score = 35.44), whose product MAPKKTTKPAEVKKAAEPKTKKTTKTTKVPAKTKTPTKTKKTTSKKKVTEEEASVSSEQEQLSEPEYSNQEQSDGYVDYQETEEVPIDEVNQEQSEGEDNKSSVDDEKINANRIFITRIAFEATKDDLEDYFKKFGTVYDAYCPKQNNYSGLNKGFGFISFENEESIKKVFETGPHVIMGREVIVDRATGTKYHSSEFRRLNDFSGSNVPRRHYPPPHRRFRDYYPDSFRFKRHFDSYPDYPNKYPRRERHYERDSYYQNVPPYRQSSNSSTFDPNKPVSFVFSGSRNESRNHDSYSRTFSNGSRNGRDRNAPKLFVGRIGFETSVHSLRSYFSQFGDVIDVYIPKGRSTNSYITPDAQTQKGKGFGFLTFANKSSIHTVLDPNLKHVIDGREIIVDYADVHTRRI is encoded by the exons ATGGCACCCAAAAAGACCACCAAGCCTGCCGAAGTTAAGAAGGCAGCAGAACCCAAAACAAAAAAAACTACAAAAACAACTAAAGTCCCAGCAAAAACCAAAACGCCCAcaaaaactaaaaaaacTACTTCTAAAAAGAAGGTTACAGAGGAAGAAGCCTCAGTTTCTAGCGAACAAGAACAATTATCCGAACCCGAATACTCAAATCAAGAACAATCAGAT GGTTATGTTGATTATCAAGAGACTGAAGAAGTTCCTATTGACGAAGTAAACCAAGAACAGTCGGAAGGTGAAGACAACAAAAGTTCTGTTGACGATGAGAAGATCAACGCTAACAGAATTTTTATAACAAGAATAGCTTTCGAGGCCACGAAAGACGATCTCGAAGATTACTTCAAAAAG TTCGGAACGGTTTATGACGCTTACTGCCCAAAGCAAAATAACTACAGCGGACTGAACAAGGGATTCGGATTTATATCctttgaaaatgaagagTCCATAAAAAAG GTTTTTGAGACGGGACCGCACGTAATAATGGGCCGCGAGGTAATAGTTGACAGAGCCACGGGAACTAAATACCATTCCAGTGAGTTTAGAAGGCTAAACGATTTCTCCGGTTCGAACGTACCCAGGAGGCATTACCCACCACCACACAGAAGATTCAGAGATTACTATCCTGACAGTTTCAGATTCAAGAGACACTTTGACTCGTATCCAGATTATCCCAACAAGTACCCGAGAAGAGAAAGACATTACGAACGTGATTCATACTACCAGAACGTGCCTCCATACAGACAAAGTTCCAACTCATCCACCTTTGATCCAAACAAACCCGTTAGCTTCGTCTTTTCTGGCTCCAGAAACGAGAGTAGAAATCACGACTCCTACTCAAGAACTTTTTCCAACGGATCAAGAAATGGTAGAGACAGGAACGCACCCAAACTCTTTGTCGGCCGCATAGGTTTTGAAACGAGTGTTCACAGTCTCAGGTCCTACTTCTCTCAGTTCGGAGATGTCATCGACGTCTACATTCCCAAGGGTAGGTCTACTAATTCATATATTACTCCAGACGCGCAAACCCAAAAAGGAAAGGGCTTCGGCTTCCTAACTTTTGCAAACAAAAGTTCCATTCACACAGTCCTAGATCCAAACCTTAAACACGTTATTGACGGAAGAGAAATAATCGTTGACTACGCTGATGTCCACACCAGAAGGATTTAA
- a CDS encoding uncharacterized protein (note;~Tap-24g11.q1c.cand.212 - score = 63.08): MYICVRFPAKRRVLSNIEYANLNKNAKHSYALNYCKLYSTKPNFAVHFRPSCVLYSRDINHNIFRNFGTLTSGSSAVKDNPVHAYLVQRDHSKESESQEDINKTIISKLDHLTKHLEVKLDSIAYDLNHNEHQYNYIHPSHRYPKESFSSEGFINLSLTNSELYTNFVSENRIRQFEESTINRKLKPSTRLFNQKGVQLQFNENEIQTVQSLLDANISNMVKTITFEQSILLIKRMYLLGLSVSYNNFCELLNSLKSLNRLSPKELVELAICVRAYVDSDNSFLRYFMVSIGSTMQNKVSAFEELPNEKLIDFLFPLSLMQFNAHPFSWLIVSNPKILNKITEEFDTLPVDYKAKLFTILSSLVSSPEITSKYYSVYETLINSLQESIKSISSNEILSMMSINVCYPNFEVLREALFKEALNRWSDFPSNSLAMLYLKHKDEIPRECSDQFLENLGLNLRSLSPKYLPELYCTHLKNGQLSKKQCRSYEYYLGLRYTSLTIRNISNLLMYLSINGKSTCRIYGHIIRRFQQLKDSNSLSNQQLLDVVLSMSLVGIHTRNVWNNVNLSNLVFQTPKNILVYLGYAFLITNLKDHKLWNVLLQRILGENKHYNSETYEVLKSAEILKFIPKDQLNSTFNRLLQQCKPLYFSKLARQRYRSKVPYEKIFEKLEVRYKKEIIINELYEAPYVLPEFGIIIEPTRDQIKHQTSGCMIGEAMLRQRVWSKLNYRTFSFHDSEWEQFYREDADGNSWDIDKMVMFFCKNTRLNHLVSSKGMIEIYGIFQAKKDDRC; this comes from the exons atgtacaTATGTGTCAGATTTCCAGCTAAAAGAAGAGTATTATCCAATATAGAATATgctaatttaaataaaaatgcCAAACATTCTTACGCTTTGAATTATTGTAAACTATATTCTACAAAACCTAACTTTGCAGTACATTTTAGACCTAGTTGTGTATTATATTCTAGAGATATAAATCATAACATCTTTCGAAACTTTGGTACTTTAACCTCTGGAAGCTCAGCCGTTAAAGATAACCCTGTTCACGCGTATTTGGTTCAAAGAGACCACTCAAAAGAGTCTGAATCCCAGGAAGATATAAACAAAACAATAATTTCTAAACTTGATCACTTAACCAAACACCTGGAAGTAAAATTGGACTCAATTGCATATGACCTGAACCATAATGAACAccaatataattatattcacCCCTCACATAGGTACCCTAAGGAATCCTTTTCATCTGAAGGTTTTATTAACCTTTCACTGACTAACAGTGAACTATACACTAATTTTGTGTCCGAAAATAGAATTCGGCAATTTGAAGAATCAACAATAAATCGCAAACTAAAACCCTCAACAAGACTGTTTAATCAAAAAGGAGTACAATTACAATTTAACGAAAATGAAATTCAAACTGTTCAGAGTCTTTTGGATGCAAACATCTCAAACATGGTTAAAACAATTACATTTGAACAGTCGATTTTGTTGATAAAGAGAATGTATCTTCTAGGTCTGAGTGTATCATATAATAACTTTTGTGAACTCTTAAATTCACTTAAGTCTCTCAATAGACTTTCACCCAAGGAG ttgGTTGAGCTGGCGATTTGTGTGAGAGCGTATGTGGACTCAGATAACAGTTTTCTGCGATATTTTATGGTTTCAATAGGATCAACAATGCAGAATAAAGTTTCAGCCTTTGAGGAATTGCCGAAcgaaaaattaattgacTTTTTGTTTCCACTCTCCTTAATGCAGTTTAACGCACACCCATTTTCCTGGTTAATCGTCTCAAACCCGAAAATCTTGAACAAAATCACTGAGGAGTTCGACACTCTTCCAGTGGACTACAAGGCGAAACTCTTTACAATACTATCATCACTAGTTTCATCACCTGAAATCACGAGTAAATACTACAGCGTCTACGAAACATTGATTAATTCACTGCAAGAATCAATCAAGTCAATCAGCTCTAATG AAATATTAAGTATGATGAGCATTAATGTATGTTACCCAAATTTTGAGGTACTGAGAGAGGCTCTGTTCAAAGAAGCTCTGAACAGGTGGAGTGATTTCCCATCTAACTCACTGGCGATGCTGTACTTGAAGCATAAAG ACGAAATCCCAAGAGAGTGTTCTGACCAGTTTTTGGAGAATTTGGGACTTAACCTGAGATCGTTGAGCCCAAAGTACCTCCCAGAGCTGTACTGTACCCACCTCAAAAACGGACAATTATCAAAGAAACAGTGTAGATCCTATGAATAC TACCTGGGTTTGAGATACACGTCACTCACAATAAGGAACATTTCGAACCTTTTAATGTACCTAAGCATTAACGGGAAGAGCACTTGCAGAATCTATGGCCATATAATTAGAAGATTCCAGCAACTAAAGGATTCAAACTCGCTCAGCAATCAACAG CTTCTGGATGTCGTGTTATCAATGTCGTTGGTTGGGATTCATACAAGAAATGTCTGGAACAACGTAAACCTATCAAATTTGGTGTTCCAAACACCCAAAAATATACTAGTCTACCTGGGCTACGCATTTCTCATAACTAATCTCAAGGATCATAAGTTATGGAACGTACTTCTACAAAG AATATTGGGAGAGAATAAGCATTATAACTCAGAAACGTATGAAGTGTTAAAGTCAGCtgaaatattaaagttCATTCCGAAAGATCAGCTTAACTCCACATTTAACCGTCTACTTCAACAGTGCAAACCACTCTACTTTTCAAAATTAGCGAGACAAAGATATAGATCGAAAGTGCCgtatgaaaaaatattcGAAAAGTTGGAAGTTCGATATAAAAAGG aaatcATAATCAACGAACTGTACGAAGCGCCATACGTGTTGCCGGAGTttggaataataattgaaCCCACCAGAGATCAAATAAAACATCAA ACGTCAGGATGTATGATTGGAGAAGCTATGCTAAGGCAAAGAGTCTGGAGCAAATTAAACTATAGAACATTCTCATTCCACGATTCGGAATGGGAGCAATTTTATAGAGAAGACGCAGATGGGAATTCCTGGGACATTGACAAGATGGTGATGTTCTTCTGCAAGAATACGAGACTAAATCATCTAGTTTCTAGCAAAGGTATGATTGAAATTTATGGAATTTTTCAGGCCAAGAAAGACGACCGATGCTGA
- a CDS encoding (Zn) transporter protein, putative (note;~Tap-24g11.q1c.C.cand.26 - score = 21.31;~5 probable transmembrane helices predicted for TA04965 by TMHMM2.0 at aa 5-22, 79-96, 227-249, 254-276 and 286-305) translates to MYNKIVLSVAIFLETIFFCYAPKIAHKFPKFRSKWINVENINNAISGALLSLSITHLLPEVFESQDDTFKIFNSLDTRGFIIFAPILLLVLIDFLPGENYHETKTEENTKNPTKEEFCLCYQYEENPQTVKPSQSCQTTNYSVDVLDSKKLVNDSILSIVKQIFGSRTIYLLVAFYGHSILEGSLIGSERGSNVWAIGFGIIAHKWAESILLTSLLSDSFKSEILKTAYIVVFSFCVPIGVLIGYYTVSLSNKVCYSVFTSLAVGFFIYLSFELFTGNKGQKPSSRAILWSFFIFGAAVMSIVLATSKVLENKIQ, encoded by the exons atgtacaataaaattgttCTTTCAGTAGCAATATTTCTGGAAACTATTTTTTTCTGCTACGCTCCAAAAATAGCACATAAATTCCCTAAATTCCGAAGCAAATGGATAAACgtagaaaatataaataacgCAATAAGTG GGGCACTACTATCTCTTTCAATTACACATCTGTTACCAGAGGTGTTCGAATCACAGGACGACACTTTCAAGATATTCAATTCACTAGATACAAGAGGGTTTATAATATTTGCTCCCATCCTATTATTGGTTCTAATAGATTTTCTTCCAG GCGAAAACTATCACGAAACTAAAACTGAGgaaaatacaaaaaatcCAACAAAAGA aGAGTTTTGCCTTTGCTATCAATACGAAGAAAACCCACAGACTGTTAAACCTTCTCAATCCTGTCAAACAACCAACTATTCAGTAGATGTTCTTGATTCCAAAAAATTGGTAAATGATTCAATTCTCTCTATagttaaacaaatttttgGATCTCGGACGATTTATTTACTAGTTGCATTTTATGGCCACTCGATTCTTGAAG GTTCACTAATCGGGTCTGAAAGAGGATCGAATGTTTGGGCAATCGGTTTTGGCATAATAGCACATAAATGGGCAGAATCCATCTTACTCACATCATTACTGTCAGATTCTTTTAAATCAGAAATACTGAAAACAGCATATATAGTCGTATTTTCATTTTGTGTGCCAATAGGAGTTCTAATTGGATATTATACAGTCTCACTTTCAAACAAAGTCTGTTATTCAGTATTTACATCGTTAGCGGTTGGATTCTTCATATACCTGTCGTTCGAATTGTTTACAGGAAACAAAGGACAAAAACCATCTTCTAGAGCCATA
- a CDS encoding 50S ribosomal protein L3, putative (note;~Tap-24g11.q1c.C.cand.25 - score = 20.06), translating into MDVNIKKINGIQFILVFNFLYFHLFKAQAYKLSNIGSLNNFVNISKYGNKLDSDLFRLYVDKERDLPPTDRILIFKDPKQPRDYLWKTRWPETAKMVQLRAIKHGVGQITSPDGIVETVTALRVLPCTILQFMDFGYALVSYGTFNKYATSLLKFIKQIFNENIGKPLWTRHWNNRPELGKLIKISANNAETFPVKLQPPQDYVLGQLVDVSSFVGCTHAKVTGITKGKGFQGVIKRHGFKRGPMSHGSKHHRRPGSIGASTTPGCVKPGKKMPGRMGGKRCTFRKLKILGLNPETSLLYVKGHVAGPKGSYVTVTSDVQPPLKQLLK; encoded by the exons ATGGatgtaaatattaaaaaaataaatggaatCCAGTTTATTTTAGTCTTTAATTTCTTATATTTCCACTTATTTAAAGCTCAAG ctTACAAGTTATCCAATATCGGCAGCCTTAATAATTTCGTCAATATCTCAAAATACGGAAATAAACTTGATAGTGATCTTTTCCGCCTCTACGTGGACAAGGAAAGAGATCTTCCTCCAACCGACAGA ATTCTGATTTTTAAAGACCCCAAACAGCCTAGAGACTATCTATGGAAGACTCGCTGGCCAGAAACTGCTAAAATG GTCCAATTGAGAGCAATAAAGCATGGCGTTGGACAGATCACTTCACCTGACGGAATTGTAGAGACGGTTACTGCTCTCAGAGTATTACCATGTACAATATTACAGTTTATGGATTTCGGTTACGCACTTGTATCATACGgtacatttaataaatatgcCACATCCcttcttaaatttattaaacaGATTTTCAACGAAAATATAGGAAAACCACTTTGGACAAGACATTGGAACAATAGACCTGAATTAGGAAAACTTATTAAAATCTCTGCAAATAACGCCGAAACTTTCCCAGTTAAACTCCAGCCACCACAAGACTACGTGCTAGGCCAGCTTGTCGATGTTTCCTCCTTTGTGGGATGCACCCACGCCAAGGTTACTGGAATCACAAAGGGGAAAGGGTTTCAGGGAGTCATCAAAAGACATGGATTTAAAAG ggGACCGATGAGTCACGGCTCAAAGCATCACAGGAGGCCAGGGTCCATAGGGGCCTCAACTACACCGGGTTGTGTAAAACCGGGTAAGAAGATGCCTGGGAGAATGGGCGGGAAGAGATGTACCTTTAGAAAACTGAAGATTCTGGGTCTAAACCCAGAAACCTCGCTTCTATACGTAAAAGGTCATGTAGCAGGTCCAAAGGGTTCGTACGTTACTGTAACATCTGACGTCCAACCACCTcttaaacaattattaaaataa
- a CDS encoding u6 snrna-associated sm-like protein lsm4, putative encodes MVLPLTLLRAGKSQPTLIELKNGETYSGILDSCDAFMNMHMVNVVCTSKSGTDFWKLDECFIRGNTVKSLRLPNEVAEIAKEEKHPRKYRKKLLYMERRWRRNEG; translated from the exons atggtg TTACCTTTAACTCTTTTGAGGGCTGGGAAGAGCCAACCCACT TTGATTGAGCTAAAAAATGGCGAGACTTATAGTGGAATTTTGGACTCTTGCGATGCATTTATGAATATGCACATGGTAAATGTCGTTTGTACCTCAAAG AGTGGAACCGACTTTTGGAAGCTAGACGAGTGTTTTATTAGAGGGAACACGGTTAAATCTCTAAGATTGCCAAACGAGGTGGCTGAAATTGCAAAGGAAGAAAAACACCCACGTAAGTATAGAAAaaaactattatatat GGAGAGGAGATGGAGGAGGAATGAGGGGTAG
- a CDS encoding uncharacterized protein (note;~Tap-24g11.q1c.cand.213 - score = 28.01), with protein sequence MKSVCEEYIRLNDVNSLFEWMNDSELNCNEFWSLVSGNSNYRTFICENVYFLYFGKLKMNLSVFQDEDLNLVATTLGPGSVYSEGKVNGVKEEFLEIKWYKRPVNFMEFYREACEGVDVDLAFGSIMQILAHSGEDFYSLLIILTGVIVRTERGTSSLITSSLVSILEYIKGRKGIRVEPLVQFLESVWETKDEQDKHGVASSSLISFSTNLISRFYASKLLQLDGDSGPLSLANLVCKHNNDIYRWVGSMSTMQSEPVCGPLDTVPLHDAVCLFVLLKDDRSNVPRVYSLKTIAFMVFKLSNVFLSNQNKLTIDSANLGLRFLEKEANCTNSESIRDINTFPWYPIGYLSALLDSESEEWKREETAEIFKAVLSQCSASVKLHILKGVVKFVKSELGTSISLMECKNTVCNINNAVNSVDSSDNVNKKSLRSSENVYDEEEYFIFVKNVLDSYFGGELVRCFGDSVLDSLSIVLNWIKFLLLSKNCLFIKKNVKICYLQILTELYSKLKEEYETLGKSSHKLHISGVSLNKLDLIKMIFTEVLDLLK encoded by the coding sequence ATGAAGAGTGTTTGTGAGGAGTATATAAGATTAAATGATGTGAATTCACTGTTTGAGTGGATGAACGACAGTGAGTTGAACTGTAATGAATTTTGGTCATTGGTTAGTGGAAATAGTAATTACAGGACATTCATTTGTGAGaatgtttattttttgtattttgGAAAACTCAAAATGAATTTGAGTGTTTTTCAAGATGAGGACTTGAACCTGGTGGCGACAACATTGGGGCCTGGGTCAGTTTACTCTGAAGGAAAAGTGAATGGTGTGAAGGAAGAGTTTTTGGAAATTAAATGGTACAAAAGACCGGTGAATTTTATGGAATTTTATCGAGAAGCCTGTGAAGGTGTTGATGTGGACTTGGCCTTCGGGTCAATAATGCAAATCCTTGCCCACTCTGGTGAAGATTTTTACTCCTTATTGATTATTCTCACTGGGGTTATTGTTAGAACTGAAAGGGGGACTTCTTCATTAATAACAAGTAGTCTAGTGTCGATATTGGAGTATATTAAGGGGAGAAAAGGGATTAGGGTGGAACCCCTGGTCCAATTTCTAGAGTCGGTTTGGGAAACTAAAGATGAGCAAGATAAACATGGTGTAGCTTCCTCCTCCCTCATTTCCTTTTCAACAAATCTAATTTCTCGGTTTTATGCCTCTAAACTTCTACAGTTGGATGGAGATTCTGGGCCTTTAAGCCTAGCAAACCTTGTTTGTAAACACAACAATGATATTTACAGGTGGGTTGGCTCTATGTCGACAATGCAATCTGAACCAGTCTGTGGGCCTCTGGATACAGTTCCACTCCATGATGCAGTTTGTCTTTTCGTATTATTAAAGGATGACAGGAGTAATGTCCCTAGAGTTTATTCTCTGAAGACAATAGCCTTTATGGTTTTCAAACTCTCAAATGTTTTTCTTTCAAATCAAAACAAATTAACCATTGACTCGGCTAATTTAGGACTTAGATTCTTGGAAAAGGAGGCGAACTGTACTAATTCGGAGTCTATAAGGGACATTAACACATTCCCATGGTACCCTATAGGATATTTATCAGCATTGTTAGATTCAGAAAGTGAAGAATGGAAAAGGGAAGAAACCGCTGAAATCTTTAAAGCTGTTTTATCACAGTGTTCGGCAAGTGTCAAGTTACACATCCTGAAGGGAGTTGtcaaatttgtaaaatctGAACTCGGGACCTCAATTTCACTCATGGAATGTAAAAATACAGTATGTAACATAAATAACGCTGTTAATAGTGTGGATAGTAGTGATAATGTGAATAAAAAATCTCTTAGAAGTAGCGAGAATGTTTATGATGAGgaagaatattttatttttgtaaagAATGTGTTGGATTCGTATTTCGGTGGCGAATTGGTGAGATGTTTTGGTGATTCCGTGCTTGATTCTTTGTCGATCGTGTTGAACTGGATTAAATTTTTACTATTGTcaaaaaattgtttatttatcaaaaaaaACGTTAAGATTTGCTATTTGCAGATATTGACTGAATTGTATAGTAAATTGAAAGAAGAATACGAAACACTAGGTAAATCTTCCCATAAGCTACACATCTCAGGTGtatcattaaataaactCGATTTAATCAAGATGATATTTACAGAAGTGCTTGATttactaaaataa